The Colias croceus chromosome 23, ilColCroc2.1 genome window below encodes:
- the LOC123702217 gene encoding phenoloxidase-activating factor 2-like isoform X1 → MNKSIILFVVCLAYASAQTEMAGDLDAIIRDLFGTPSTPTADNAAVTNANNKIPTPSTIVPPPKVNQDTEYTPCTMEDGGQGECVRYYLCNANNSVITDGVGIIDIRVQDGPCPSYLDVCCAVPDTRNPDNPITPAPPIADQRQGCGWRNPDGVGFRITGDKDGEAKFGEFPWMVAVLNLNYVDPRIEPVNDDEPDGQKLNVYVGGGSLIHPKVVLTAAHYVTTTKALKVRAGEWDTQTTKEIYPHQDRDVAKTIVHKDFNKNNLFYDIALLILSSPLELAPNVGVVCLPPPRERAVGGTQCFASGWGKDKFGKEGRYQVILKRVELPVVERRQCQTALRKTRLGHFFELHTSFMCAGGVGGKDTCKGDGGSPLVCPIQYEKDRYVQNGIVAWGIGCGEDGTPGVYVDVGNLRNWIDDKIAGEGLDVKTYSY, encoded by the exons atGAACAAGTCAATAATACTGTTCGTGGTGTGCCTGGCATACGCCAGCGCGCAAACGGAAATGGCTGGAGACCTGGACGCCATCATTCGGGATCTTTTCGGGACACCGAGCACTCCAACAGCAGACAACGCGGCGGTTACCAACGCAAACAATAAGATACCGACACCTTCTACTATCGTACCACCCCCTAAAG TGAACCAAGACACAGAGTACACGCCATGTACCATGGAAGATGGTGGACAAGGGGAGTGCGTGAGATATTATCTGTGTAACGCGAATAATTCCGTGATCACAGACGGTGTTGGAATAATTGATATACG AGTCCAAGATGGCCCTTGCCCATCATACCTTGACGTGTGCTGTGCTGTCCCAGACACGAGGAATCCAGACAATCCTATCACCCCAGCGCCACCTATCGCTGATCAG CGTCAAGGTTGCGGTTGGAGGAATCCAGACGGTGTCGGGTTCCGTATCACCGGTGACAAAGATGGCGAAGCCAAGTTCGGGGAGTTCCCTTGGATGGTCGCTGTTTTGAA TTTGAATTACGTTGATCCCAGGATAGAGCCAGTTAACGATGATGAGCCAGATGGTCAGAAACTCAACGTTTACGTGGGGGGTGGTTCGTTGATACACCCTAAAGTGGTGCTAACAGCTGCGCATTATGTGACCACTACGAAGGCTCTAAAGGTCAGAGCAGGGGAATGGGACACGCAAACAACGAAAGAGATCTATCCGCACCAAGATCGGGATGTGGCTAAGACGATTGTGCATAAGGACTTTAATAAGA ATAACCTATTCTACGATATAGCCCTATTAATTCTGTCATCCCCTCTGGAGTTGGCACCCAACGTAGGTGTGGTATGCTTACCTCCCCCCCGGGAACGTGCTGTGGGGGGGACTCAGTGCTTTGCGTCCGGGTGGGGTAAGGATAAGTTCGGGAAGGAGGGACGGTACCAGGTTATATTGAAGCGG GTGGAATTACCAGTAGTTGAAAGGCGTCAATGTCAAACTGCGTTGCGCAAAACGCGTTTGGGGCATTTCTTCGAACTTCACACGTCGTTTATGTGCGCGGGGGGAGTTGGGGGGAAAGATACATGTAAAGGGGATGGGGGTTCACCCCTCGTTTGTCCCATACAG TACGAAAAAGACCGTTACGTACAGAACGGTATAGTCGCGTGGGGGATCGGGTGCGGGGAGGACGGTACACCCGGTGTATACGTGGATGTTGGTAACCTGCGCAATTGGATTGACGACAAGATTGCCGGCGAGGGCTTGGATGTTAAGACTTacagttattaa
- the LOC123702217 gene encoding phenoloxidase-activating factor 2-like isoform X2, with the protein MNKSIILFVVCLAYASAQTEMAGDLDAIIRDLFGTPSTPTADNAAVTNANNKIPTPSTIVPPPKVNQDTEYTPCTMEDGGQGECVRYYLCNANNSVITDGVGIIDIRVQDGPCPSYLDVCCAVPDTRNPDNPITPAPPIADQRQGCGWRNPDGVGFRITGDKDGEAKFGEFPWMVAVLKIEPVNDDEPDGQKLNVYVGGGSLIHPKVVLTAAHYVTTTKALKVRAGEWDTQTTKEIYPHQDRDVAKTIVHKDFNKNNLFYDIALLILSSPLELAPNVGVVCLPPPRERAVGGTQCFASGWGKDKFGKEGRYQVILKRVELPVVERRQCQTALRKTRLGHFFELHTSFMCAGGVGGKDTCKGDGGSPLVCPIQYEKDRYVQNGIVAWGIGCGEDGTPGVYVDVGNLRNWIDDKIAGEGLDVKTYSY; encoded by the exons atGAACAAGTCAATAATACTGTTCGTGGTGTGCCTGGCATACGCCAGCGCGCAAACGGAAATGGCTGGAGACCTGGACGCCATCATTCGGGATCTTTTCGGGACACCGAGCACTCCAACAGCAGACAACGCGGCGGTTACCAACGCAAACAATAAGATACCGACACCTTCTACTATCGTACCACCCCCTAAAG TGAACCAAGACACAGAGTACACGCCATGTACCATGGAAGATGGTGGACAAGGGGAGTGCGTGAGATATTATCTGTGTAACGCGAATAATTCCGTGATCACAGACGGTGTTGGAATAATTGATATACG AGTCCAAGATGGCCCTTGCCCATCATACCTTGACGTGTGCTGTGCTGTCCCAGACACGAGGAATCCAGACAATCCTATCACCCCAGCGCCACCTATCGCTGATCAG CGTCAAGGTTGCGGTTGGAGGAATCCAGACGGTGTCGGGTTCCGTATCACCGGTGACAAAGATGGCGAAGCCAAGTTCGGGGAGTTCCCTTGGATGGTCGCTGTTTTGAA GATAGAGCCAGTTAACGATGATGAGCCAGATGGTCAGAAACTCAACGTTTACGTGGGGGGTGGTTCGTTGATACACCCTAAAGTGGTGCTAACAGCTGCGCATTATGTGACCACTACGAAGGCTCTAAAGGTCAGAGCAGGGGAATGGGACACGCAAACAACGAAAGAGATCTATCCGCACCAAGATCGGGATGTGGCTAAGACGATTGTGCATAAGGACTTTAATAAGA ATAACCTATTCTACGATATAGCCCTATTAATTCTGTCATCCCCTCTGGAGTTGGCACCCAACGTAGGTGTGGTATGCTTACCTCCCCCCCGGGAACGTGCTGTGGGGGGGACTCAGTGCTTTGCGTCCGGGTGGGGTAAGGATAAGTTCGGGAAGGAGGGACGGTACCAGGTTATATTGAAGCGG GTGGAATTACCAGTAGTTGAAAGGCGTCAATGTCAAACTGCGTTGCGCAAAACGCGTTTGGGGCATTTCTTCGAACTTCACACGTCGTTTATGTGCGCGGGGGGAGTTGGGGGGAAAGATACATGTAAAGGGGATGGGGGTTCACCCCTCGTTTGTCCCATACAG TACGAAAAAGACCGTTACGTACAGAACGGTATAGTCGCGTGGGGGATCGGGTGCGGGGAGGACGGTACACCCGGTGTATACGTGGATGTTGGTAACCTGCGCAATTGGATTGACGACAAGATTGCCGGCGAGGGCTTGGATGTTAAGACTTacagttattaa